A stretch of the Macrobrachium nipponense isolate FS-2020 chromosome 23, ASM1510439v2, whole genome shotgun sequence genome encodes the following:
- the LOC135201654 gene encoding peroxisomal N(1)-acetyl-spermine/spermidine oxidase-like, which produces MGLGLPSLFLLPLLLGVLVTIAEAAHPCDVITGDYSNWIGSAINKDVVIVGGGISGLSAMKKLLEEQVANAVILEAQDYLGGRVKTYRQGSILVEDGAEWIHGGRRNPLYKLADSLGMLTQPLPDSAYDWRVKTSTGTEANEAGYDVADQVFFECEKGSVIKNYYNTAIGQCYKDKFESFYDNGKTVAGEKSAWLHYLNMFVLRDVGLNDWMKESGRDFDQFTSFGGEDKSNQWSQGYDALTNNLKSSIPQDKIKLSTPVCKIFWESDPNGKALVVTSTEEAYLTDYVLVTASIGHLQERHLELFDPPLPARYQNNLNRLELGLADKIHLGWSSPWWKKRIPKPLDMQVIFKVFDLPTEESWLYGVMEVMGVHQQLNLLQAFVNGEYAQKMENLSDDDVKQHILKFLRRVTGQTVPEPTFFRRSQWGKNVWVRGAYSSYITVSGDQAGLKSRKPLSVPITNSYGNKVIYWAGEHTNSTRYGTVDGALGSGTQAAVRIINDM; this is translated from the exons ATGGGTCTAGGATTGCCATCGCTGTTTTTGCTGCCTCTTCTTCTTGGCGTCTTGGTTACGATAGCAG AGGCTGCTCACCCATGTGACGTGATCACGGGAGACTACAGTAACTG gaTTGGCAGCGCCATCAACAAGGATGTAGTTATCGTAGGAGGTGGCATCTCTGGACTGAGTGCCATGAAGAAGTTACTTGAGGAACAGGTGGCAAATGCAGTGATCCTCGAGGCGCAGGACTACCTCGGAGGACGAGTGAAGACATACAGGCAAG GCTCCATTCTGGTAGAGGACGGAGCGGAGTGGATCCACGGAGGCCGCCGCAATCCGCTGTACAAGTTGGCCGACAGCCTCGGAATGCTCACCCAGCCACTGCCAGATTCGGCATATG ATTGGCGCGTGAAAACCTCGACAGGGACCGAAGCTAACGAAGCTGGCTACGACGTCGCCGACCAAGTTTTCTTCGAATGCGAGAAGGGCTCGGTGATCAAAAATTACTATAACACTGCGATTGGCCAGTGCTACAAGGACAA GTTCGAGAGTTTCTACGATAATGGCAAAACCGTGGCAGGGGAAAAGAGCGCTTGGCTACATTACCTTAACatg TTTGTGCTGAGAGACGTGGGTCTCAACGACTGGATGAAGGAGTCGGGAAGAGATTTTGACCAGTTCACGAGCTTCGGAGGCGAAGACAAGTCCAACCAGTGGAGCCAAGGATACGATGCCCTCACCAACAATCTCAAG AGTTCTATTCCGCAAGACAAGATCAAGTTGTCGACCCCTGTGTGTAAAATCTTCTGGGAGTCAGACCCCAACGGGAAGGCTTTGGTCGTCACGTCGACGGAGGAAGCCTACTTGACCGACTACGTCCTCGTCACGGCTTCCATCGGGCACCTGCAGGAGAGGCACCTGGAGCTCTTCGATCCCCCTCTCCCGGCCAGATATCAGAATAACCTGAAC AGACTCGAGCTTGGCTTAGCAGACAAGATTCACCTCGGCTGGAGTTCTCCTTGGTGGAAGAAGCGTATCCCAAAGCCCCTGGATATGCAGGTCATATTTAAGGTTTTTGATCTTCCTACTGAGGAG TCGTGGTTGTACGGAGTCATGGAGGTTATGGGCGTCCACCAGCAGCTGAATCTGCTGCAGGCCTTTGTCAACGGAGAGTACGCCCAGAAAATGGAGAACTTGTCAGACGACGACGTCAAGCAACACATTCTTAAATTCCTTCGTAGAGTCACTGGCCAGACGGTTCCGGAACCTACTTTCTTCAGGAG GAGCCAGTGGGGGAAGAACGTGTGGGTGAGAGGTGCCTACAGCTCCTACATCACAGTCAGTGGTGACCAAGCAGGTCTCAAGTCGAGAAAACCCTTGTCTGTACCCATCACCAATTCCTATGGCAACAAA GTCATATATTGGGCAGGAGAACATACCAACAGTACCCGGTATGGCACCGTGGACGGGGCATTGGGCAGCGGTACACAGGCAGCTGTCCGGATTATCAATGACATGTAA